The nucleotide sequence ACATTTATTCGCACTTTCTTGATCTAAAAAACAAACTTCTTTGTTGTTGTCGATGAATTGTGAAATTAAATTGTAAATTTTTAGTTTTTTGTCCACATTGATAACAAATAAAATGTCCGAAAGTTGTGCGATTAAGCAGTTTCGAATTAAAAAATTGATTTTATAGCAATGTGTATTTGGTTTAAATGAACTCATCAATAATGAATTTTTTTGTTCGTTTGCTTTATTTTTAAAACCATTTGCTAAAACGGTAATCAATTTATGTTTTTCTAATATTTTTTCATTTGCAAATTTTTCAAATTTAGCAAAGTCAGACATTAAAAAGATGCAATTTGGATACCAATTTAAAATTTGCTCAAGTACTTGTTGCGAATGTTCATTTCAATTTGCTGCAACAATTGTAATGACTTTATTTTTGTGCTTCAACAAGTTTAAATCACCACTAAAATATAATTCTTTGAATGTCAAATTTTTGTTTGCCAACAAATAATATTGTTCGAACTCATTTGAGTTAATTTTTAAAATATTTGAATTTAAGTTATTTTTGATTTTTAATTCTGTACTCATTTTCTCTCCTATTATTAATATGCAACTTTTTACAATTTTTGAATATGAAAATATGTTTTCACAAATATGGAAAGTTTATGTGTTTTAAATAAAAAAGGAATAAAATTAAGTTGATAGAAAATTTTAATATTAAGGAGAAATATAAATGAAAAAAATGAAAGCATTCGTTGTTCGCTCACCAAAAAACTGAAGCGTAGAAGAAGTTGCAATTCCAGAACCAAAGGAAAAAGAAGTTCTTATTAGAATGGAAACAAGCGGAATTTGCCACACCGACTTACATGCAGCTAATTTTGACTGATTAGTTGAACCTAAATATCCATTAATTCCTGGACACGAAGGAATCGGTATTGTTGAAAAATTAGGACCTGGATGTACACACCTTAAAGTTGGAGACAGAGTTTGTTTGGCTTGATTACACGACGCTTGTGGACACTGTGAATACTGTTTAACAGGTAAGGAAACTCTTTGTGCAAACCAAAATATGTCTGCATATACAAAAGATGGATCATTCGCTGAATACGCAATTGGACACGAAGACTATGTTGGAATCGTACCTAAAGAATTAGACGTTATTACTGGTGCACCTGTTGTATGTGCTGGGGTTACAACTTATAAAGCAATTAAACAAGCAAAATTAAAACCAGGTGAATATGTTGCTGTTATTGGTGTTGGTGGACTTGGTCAATTAGCAATTCAATACGCAAAATCAATGGGATATAGACCAATTGGTATTGACTTAACAAACGAAAAAGTTGAATTAGCTAAAAAATCAGGTGCTGAATTTGCTTTTAACTCAAAAGAAGTTAATGCAGTTGAAGAAGTTATTAAAGCAACAAAAGGTGGAGTACACGCAGTTGTAAATACATCAGTTTCTACAAAAGCAGCTTACGATGGTATGAACATGTTAAGACGTGGTGGACGTCAAGTACTTGTTGGATTACCAGCTAAAGACTCATTAGGAAGAGATGAATTCCCAGTTTCAGTATTCTGAACAGTATTATTTGAACGTGAACTAGCAGGATCAATTGTTGGTACAAGAAAAGATTTAGCTGAAGCTCTTGACTATGCAGCTCGTGGAGAAGTTAAATCTGAAGTAACAAAAGTGGTGAAACTAGAAGAAGTTGCTGACATTTTTGAAAAACTTGAAAAAGGTGAATTTTTAGGAAGAGCTGTTATCGACTTTCGTAAATAATTAAAAGTTTTTTAAAACATAAGGTTTAAGACCTTGTGTTTTTTTATGCAAAAAGCAATTTTGAGCTCTAAAATTAACACTTTATTTTTAAGCAGCAAAAATTTTTCCAGCAATAAAAGTAACCATTGTACTTTTAGGATGAATTTTAAGAGTAAAAAATTATTTTTTATCATTTTTTCTCAGCAAAAAATTAACTTTTACTTTTGTAAGTATTTCCATTTTTGTCATTTAGAACAAAAACACTCAAATTACATTTTTGTATAAAAAGTTTATAATTTCAAAGAAATTGTTAAATATAATATTTCATCTTAGGAGAACACGAATGAGAATAGCATTTTTTGATGCAAAAGAATATGATAAAAAATATTTTGACGCCGTAAATAACGGAAGACATGAAATTGTTTATTTCAAAGAAAATTTAGGTATTGATACTGTAAAATTAGCTCAAGGATTTGACGCAGTTTGTGGTTTTGTTAATACCTATGGTGATAAATTTATTTTAGAATTATTAGCTAAATCAGGTGTTAAATTTTGATTGCAAAGATCGATGGGATACAACAAAGTTGACTTAGCTAAAGCTGCTGAAGTAGGAATCGAAGTTTTTAGAATTCCTAACTATTCAGCTGAATCAGTTGCAGAATTCGCAATGTCAGCTATGATGTCATTAAATCGTAAATTAATCGTTGCTTCACACCGTGTAAAAAACTATAATTTCTCACTTAATGGATTAGACGGACTTTGTGTTCATGGTTCAACCATTGGTGTTATTGGTGGTGGAAAAATCGGTCAAGCTTTCATCAGAATCGCCAAAGGGATGGGAGCAAAAGTTTTAGTATTTGATACATTCAACGAAACAAACTTCCCTTACTTAGCTGACCAATTAGGTTTTGAATATGCACCACTTACAAAATTATTAAAAGAAAGTGATTTTATTTCACTTCATGCACCTTTATTACCATCAACTCGTTACGTTATCGATGAAGACGCGATTGCAATTATGAAAAAAGGAGCAGTTTTAGTTAATACTGCTCGTGGTGAATTAATGGACATTAAAGCTGTTATTAAAGGTCTTAAAGAAGGAATTATTTCAGGATTAGCTTCTGACGTGCTTGAACGTGAAGAGGGACGTTTCTACGAAGATATCTCAGATAAAGCTGAAGAATACAAAAAAATCGATCCTGAATGAAGAGAATTACTTGAAATGGATAATGTTTTAATTACTTCTCACCAAGCTTTCTTAACAAACGTTGCTTTAACACAAATTGCTAAAATTACTTTAGATAATGCTGATATGGCTGAAAAAGGCGACTTCTCAAAAGCACTTAAATTATTAGAAAACGGACGTGTACAGAACGGATAGTAGAACGGAAAATATGGAAACTCAGAAAAAAAGTTTATCAAACAGGTTTAAAGATTCTTTTTATTTGTTTAAATTTGGAGCGAAAAATAGACCATTCGCTCAAGAACCTAAAAATGTAAAAACTTGATTAATTCATGCTCTTAGTGAATTTATCGGAACTATTTTTATTTCACTTGGATTAGCAGGTTTAAGTACTTATATTAATGGTGAAGCTGTTATTGAAGAGTACTTAGGTCACTTAATTATTGTTGGATTTTTTGCTGGATTTGTAATTGTTGGATTATGTTTATTTATTTTCTTAAGATGAAGCTGTGATTTAAACCCTGCTGTTACTCTAACAAGATGATTAAACGGAACTAATACAACACGTTACGCTTTAATGAAATTTGTAATGCAATTTTTAGGAGCTTTAGTAGCTGCAGCTATTATTTATGCTGCTGGTACATCAGCAGCAAAACACGGTTTACACAATGAACCAATCCAAGCTTTAAAAGCTGCAAGCAAGGATTTATTAGGTGAACAAAACAATGCTTCATTAATTGATGGTTCATTATGAATCTTCTTTATTGAGTTAGTTATGACTGCAATTCTTTTATTCCCTATCTTCTCACCAAATATTCGTGATGAATATCGTGATTTATTAATTATGTTCATTATTTCATTGGACGTATGAATGGGAATTTTAGGTGGTACTGCTGCAATTAACCCTGCACGTGGACTTGCACAACAATTACCATCATTGATTTTCCAACAAAAAGAATTAGCAACAAACAATTTAACTTTATCAGTGCAATACGGGACAATTGCAATGGTATTAGGAAGTTGATTATCACCATTCTTATACTTAGGTGTTGCCGGATTTACTAGAGAATTCGTTAACCCTTGAGTTGTTGGGATTATTAAATTCAAAAACACTAGATCTGAAAACATGACAACGCCAAATCAAAAGTAAATAAGTCGAAAAAGAAAATGTTGCAAATTAATCTTGCAACATTTTTTCTTTGTCTTTTAATCTAATTCAGCCACACCAGTGTAAAGTTTGTAGTAATTTTGTTTAAGTGCTAAAAGCTCTTTGTGTGTTCCTTTTTCGAGAATTTTACCATGCTCGAGAACCACAATTAAGTCTGAGTTTTTGATTGTGCTTAAACGGTGTGCAATCACGAAACTCCTGCGTTTCCCAGTTCCTAGTATAAAATTTAAAAATCAAGTCATAACAAAACTGTTTTTATGACAAAAATATGTTGAATTGAGTCAAAAAATTGCTTATTTGACATGTTTTTTATAAAGAAATAATAAAATTTTGGTATAAAAAGTTAAAAAAACATAGAAATTTATCAAATTTAACCAAGTTATTTATATTTTATACTATTTTTACTAGTAAATTTTAGTATTTTTATATATTTATTTTATAAATATATAGGTGTATAAAACAAGTAAAAATACCCTTAAGTGGGAAACGTAGGAAAAGTAAATAAGTCGAAAAAGAAAATGTTGCAAATTAATCTTGCAACATTTTTTCTTTGTCTTTTAATCTAATTCAGCCACACCAGTGTAAAGTTTGTAGTAATTTTGTTTAAGTGCTAAAAGCTCTTTGTGCGTTCCTTTTTCGAGAATTTTACCATGCTCGAGAACCACAATTAAGTCTGAGTTTTTGATTGTGCTTAAACGGTGTGCAATCACGAAACTAGTTCTTTGGTGCATTAAATTATCTAATGCTTGCTGAATTAATTTTTCTGTTTGAGTATCAATTGTACTTGTTGCTTCATCTAAAATCAACATCACTGGATTTAAAGCACTGGTGCGGGCAATTGATAACAATTGTTTTTGTCCCTGTGAAAGTCCCTCGGCTGAGTTTTCTAGAATTGTATTATAGCCATCGTGCAACATAGTGATAAAGTCATTTGCATTTGCCACTGTTGCTGCACTGACAATAACATTATCTTCACAATGATCAAGACCATACGAAATATTTTCGTTAACACTCTTACTAAAAAGTGAAGTATCTTGAAGTACTAATCCCATCGATTTTCTCAAGTCATCTTTGTTGATGTCTTTAATATCGATACCATCTAAATAAATGTGTCCCTCTGTGGTCTCGTAAAATCGACTTAATAGGTTAGCGATTGTAGTCTTACCTGCCCCAGTCGAACCAACTAAAGCCACTTTTTGTCCTGGTTTAACATCTAAGTTAAAGTTATCGATAATTTTCTTTTCTGGTGAGTAACTAAATGATACATTTTCAAATTTAACTGCCCCTAGTGCTGGTATGTAGTTAATTTGTTGTGTAACCTTGTCGCTCACTTTCCAGTAGAAGTCATAAAAGTTAGTATTTGAATTTGTAAATGATGAATCATTTTGAATTAATTGTTCTTTAGTTAATAATTTGACATTTCCATTTGATTCTTCTGGCGTTCTTTCAAGAACATCAACCACACGAGAAAATCCAGCAATTGCTAAACTAATTGAGTTTAATTGTTGTGAAACTTGTCCAATAGGTGCAATAAAACTTCTTGAGTATTGTAAGAAAGTAATTAATGTACCAATGCTAATGTTCATTCAAGTTGTCCCTCATTGGTTTTGATAGTAGAATAAAGTACCACCAATAACAGCCATGAGTGCAAAATTTACATTCCCCATGTTCATGAGCACGGGCATTATTATATTTACTCAAAATTTGGATTTATAATCATTTTCATAAAGTTTGTCATTTTTAACTTTAAGATTTTCGACTGATTTTTTTTCATAGTTAAAGACTTTAACAATCTTAATCCCCTCAATCATTTCAGTTAAATAACCATTAACTGTCCCCAGCGACGATTGACGTGCACTAAAGTATTTAATTGATTTTTTACCTAAGATTTGTGCTAAGAACATTAATATTACAACCATTAATAAAACTAAAATTGTTAAGAATCAACTATAGTAAATCATCATTACTAATGAAAATAAAATTGAGAATATAGCATTAAAGATTTGTGGAATACTTTGTGAAAGCATGTCCCTTAATGCATCGATATCATTAGTAAAAATACTTGTGATATTACCTTTAAGTTGCGTATCAAAGTAACCTAATGGTAATTTTTGAATGTATCCATAAAGTTGGTCACGCAATTTTTTGATAGTTCTGTGTGTAACTACCACTGCAATTTGGCTCGAAATCAATGAACAGGCAATTGATATTAAAAACATTGCACCAAGAATTAACATCGAATTTGTAAATCCTGTATTGTCGAAATTACCTGTAATAAAGTAAGGAACTAAATATTTTTCAAAAACAACATTTCCTAAAAATGATTGTGCGTAAATAAATATTCCAGATGATATGAAAATTGTTAAAAATACTAAGAAATAAGATACTTTGTTATATTTTCAAATGAATTTTAATAATTTTTTAAATGATCCAGATTTAATTGGTGGACGTTTTCTTTTTTTACTCATTATCGCCCTCCTGTGTTTGTGAAACATACAATCCATGATAGAATTTATTGTTTTTTAATAGTTCATTATGAGTACCAAAAGCTTCAATTTCACCATTATTCATAACAATAATTTTATCCGCATGCTCAATTGAATTGATTCTTTGAGCGATAATTAATTTAGTTGTATCTTTTAAATTTTTCTCAAACGCATTTTGAATTAATTTTTGAGTTCTATTATCCACTGCAGATGTTGAATCGTCTAAAATTAAGATTTTTGGTTTTTTAATCAAAGCACGAGCGATACATAAACGTTGTTTTTGTCCACCTGAGAAGTTATTTCCTTTTTCTTCAACAATTTGATTTAGTCCCTCGTCTTTTGAAAAGACAAAATCATAAGCAGCTGAGTTTTTAAGTGCAGTCTTAATTTCTTCATCGCTAGCACTTAAATTACCTCATTTCATGTTTTCTCTTAAAGTACCTTTAAATAAGGTATTTTTTTGTAAAACAATTGAAATTGCATCTCTTAAATTCATTAAGTCATATTCCTGAATTGGAGTACCTGCGATTTTTAATTCACCTTCGCTAATGTCGTATAAACGAGGTAATAATTGTACTAAAGTACTTTTTCCTGATCCTGTTTTTCCAATAATTCCAATTGTTTCACCAGAATTGATTTTTAAATTAATGTTTTTTAAGTTTTTTATATTCGTATCTGAATTATATTTAAACGATACATTGTTAAATTCAATTGAACCGTCTAAAATTTCTTTTTTACCATTTTGTGGTGAAGTAATTGATGGTTTTTCATTCAATACTTCTTTAATCCGGATTGAACTTTGATGAGCAATTGTTACCATCACAAATACCATAGAAGCTAACATCAGTGACATTACCACTTGTCACATGTATGAAATTAAAGCAATTAATTCACTTCATTCCATGTTGCGACTTACAACTGATTTAGTACCAACAAATAAAATTAAAAATGTTAGTCCATAAATAGTTAAGAATAATACTGGACTATTAAGTGCAACTAAACGCTCACTTTTTATTGAGATTTTTTTTAGCCTTGCAGTTAAGTTTTGAACCTCTTCTAATTCTTTTTCTTCTGTAACAAAGGCTTTAATTGTTTTTATTGCATAGATATTTTCTTTGATTTTATTGTTTAATCTATCATATGATTTAAGCATTTTACCAAAAAGCGGAAATGCAAAACCAATAATTAAGGATAACATAATTGTTAGTGCTAAAACAGCTCCTAAGAAAATGGTAGCCATTTTAGTATTAATTGTAAATGCCATTACAATCGCACCGACTAACATAATTGGTGCTCTTACTAAGGTACGAATAATTTGCATGTAAGCATTTTGTACGTTAGTAATATCATTGGTTAGTCTAATCATTAAACTACCAGTTGTATATTTATCTAAGTTTGAGAATGAAAATTTTTGAATGTTGGCAAACATATTCATTCTTAAATTACGTGCAATTCCAGCTGCACCTTTTGATGAGGCGATTCCACTTAAGACACCAAAAATAATTGATCCAATTGCTAAAGAAAATAAAATCGATCCTCATTTAAAGAGTTGAGCTAAAATGACTTTACCATTGCTTGTATCAAAAGAATCTTGAAGTAAATAAGCATTAACTTTTGGCATAAAAAGTTGAATTACAACTTCTAAAATAACAAAAAAAGCTGATAAAAATGATACAGTTCGATATCCTTTTGTTTGATCTCATCAACTGACACTTTTAATTTGATTGTAAATCACATCAACTTTTTTATCTCGTTTTGATCTCATCTTTCTCCTTTCGTTTTTTATAAATAAATTTTATATTTTTGATCAATTTAACTAGAAAATTCTTAATTTTTTGAATTTTGAATAAGTTATAATTTCCATCTTTTTTCTGTGCAAAAATAAATTTATACCTAATCCTTTTTTGAAATTTTCACTAATAACAAGGTATAATATTTTAAAAAATAATAATTAAATATAAAGAGAGGAATTTAAAATGACAAATAAGCAGAAAATGATAATTTGGATTTTGTCATCTTTAGTAGCTTTGTCATTGGCTATCTTTTTTACGGTTTTTACTTTTTATAGTCAAAATTTAATCGTTTTTCGAATTCTGGCTTTCTTGACAATTTTGGCCTTTCTTTCAATTTTTATCGTAGTAGTTTATTTTGCAATTAATAATTTTGCAAAATCACGTGACTTGGTTAAAAAATCATTTAACAACTATATTGAAGACATTATTACAAATAATAATTTCGGAATAATTATTTTCGATTCAAGTGAAAAAATTTTATGAATGAGTAATTTTATCCGTGCTCGGTTTAGTAAAAAGGTGATTGGCTCATCAATTAAAGAATTTTTTGATGAATTTGCTCCAAATGTTAAAAATGCACTGTATAAAAGTTCGTTTAACTTTGAATTTAACAATCTTGAATATGAAGTTCAAGTTTGACCACTGAAAAATACAATTAGCATTCGTGATGTAACTTATGAAAGTAACATTATAAAGGAATCAAAACAACAAAAAATTGTAATTGGTGAAATTGAAATTGATAACTTTCAACTTTATCAATCTATTTTAAGTGAAGAACAATTATTCAATATTAACAAATGTATTATTAACTCAATTGAAAAATACGTTAAAGATCCTGAATATAATTTATTCTATCGTCAATATACGAACGGAAAATACGTGATTATTTGCAATGAATTGACTTTGGAAAAATTACTAGAGGACCAATTTAGAAGCTTTTTAAGTTTTAACGATTCGGACATTTTCATGCGTGATAATAATCGCTTAAGTATCTCAGCCGGATTCGCTAGGGGATGGCCGAGTTTGAATTTAAAAATCGAACAAGCTAAAAAAGCATTATTACAAGCTCAGAACCGGGGTGGGGACCAAGTAGCAATCTTTTCAAATGATTCAGTTCCTATTTACTTTGGTTCTTCAAGTGAAATTATGGCGGATAATAACCGTACTGAAATTAAATTGATCGCTCATTTATTTGAAAAGAAATTGCAATCAAGCGATATTCAAAATGTGATAATTTATGGTCACTCACTTTCTGATTTAGACGCAGTAGGAAGTGCTTACGCAATTTATAAAATTGCTAAAAATTATGGTAAAAGAGCAAATATTTGTAATTACACATTCGATTCGACTGCTGATAAGTTTTTACGTAGTCAAAACTTACTCAAGAGTGATATTTTTATTAAGTCTCATCTAGCGAATAAAATTACAAACGAACACACCTTGGTAGTATTTGTGGACAATTCAAATCCAAATCGTACCGATAATAAGGATGCAATTTTAAATGCTAAGGCGGAAAATATTTTTATTTTCGATCACCACCGTGTTGGAGAAAGTGTTGATTTTTGTCCGCGTAGCAATCGTTATATTGATCCAAATGCTTCAAGTGCGTGTGAAATTGTGACTGAATTGATTACATTTATGAATACCAATAATAAGATTTCTGCTAATACAGCACAATTTTTATTAAACGGAATTTACTTAGATACAGCACAATTCACAAAATCAGTTACACCAAGAGCCTTTAGTGCTTCGTCATGATTGGAGTCTAAAGGTGCTCGTGGTTCATTAAGTAGTGAATTATTAAAAATTGATGAAAAAACAGCAAAAATAGTTCAAGATTTATTAAAGAATGTTCAAGAAATCAAAAAAGGATATTATTTAGCCTATAGCAATATTGAAGTGGAAAATGACATTATTAGTATTGCAGCTAATGAAATTTTAAAAATAAGCGGACGTCATGCGAGTTTTGTGGTGGCCAAGTTAAGCAGTACCAACAAATACAAATTAAGTGCTCGCGGAATGAATACAAACGTCCAAGTAATCTGTGAAGCAGTTGGAGGTGGTGGACACTTTAGTACAGCAGCTGCAGTAACCAACGAACCGTTAGATGTGTTCGTGGACAACATAAAACAAGCAATAGTAGGGAGTTTAAGAGATGAAAGTAATATTGATTAAAGACTGTAAAGATGGAAAAGCAAACACAATTATTGAAGTAGCCCCAGGGTACGCTAAAAACTTTTTAATTAATAAAGGGTTTGCATTACCATACAATGAATCAACTGCAAAAACATTAGAACGTAAATTAAATGAATTAAGTGCTGAAGAACACGAAAGAAGATCAAAAGCACTTGAATTAAAATCTAAATTAGAGGAAGTTAAATTAGAATATACACTTGAAGCTAATACTGATGCCAATTACAACTTAAACGTACATGGTTCAGTTTCGACAAAACACGTTGAAAAAGATTTAGCTAAATTAGGTTTCAAATTAGGAAAGCATGCAATTGAAAAAGTGCACTTAGTTTCTGAAGGTACTCACGAAATTAAAGTAGTTATTTATAAAGATATTACAGCGAAATTATTTATTAAAATCAAAATTAAAGAAATTAAATAACGGTAACTCAAATGAGTCAATCAAATAATTATATGAAACCACCAATTCAGATTGGGACAGTTAACAATCATCAGGGACAAATTCAAAATTTTACTTTTGACACGTCTAAATTACATGATATTGAATTAGAAGAAAAAATTTTAGGGATGATTTTAGCTAATGTTGAGATTTTGCATGAGTCCCTTATGTACCTTAGTGAAGAAGATTTTTATTTTATTGATAATAAAAATTTATTCTTGGTATTTAAACAGTTACAAAATCGTGCACAAGAATTAAAAACAATCAATATTAATGATGTTTTTACATTTATCGAACGCAATTTTAATGAAAATCACACACGTAAAATCACCTTATCATTTTTATCAAAAATCGCATTAAAAGCAGGTAATTACGACAATAAATTACTTTATTTTGAAGAATTAACCAAACTAACTAGTTTGCGAAAAATCTATAGTACTTTAGTTCATTCATTAAATAAATTAAATAACCCCGCAAATCTTGAAGTAAAAGATTTTGCTGCAGAAATTGAAGCTCAAATCACCGAAGCGAATTCAAATCGGAGCTTATCTTCATTTACTAGTATTTCCGATGCAGCAAACGAATACATCAGGGACTTGCAATACCGTCGTAATCTAGATGAAAATCATTTAGCAGGTGTCCCCTCTGGGATTCATAACTTAGACATTATGACACAAGGTTTTAAATCTGGTGAGCTCATTATTTTAGCTGCTAGGCCAGCGATGGGAAAGACTGCTTTTGCATTAAACATTTGTGTTAATGCTGCTTTAAGTAACCGAAGAGTTGCCTTTTTCAGTTTGGAGATGAGTAATATTCAACTTATGAGTCGGATTTTTTCCATTGTTTCCGGAGTTGAGGGAAATAAATTAAAAAAAGCAAGTCTTTTGGACTCACAAGATTGGACACGTTTATCAATTGCAAAACAAACTAAAATTGACCAAATGAACTTTTTTATAGATGATTCGAGTTCTTCAAAAATTGCCGAAATCGCTTGAAAAGCACGTCGTTTGAAAAAACTACATAATATTGATTTAATTGTGGTCGATTATCTGCAATTAATGACCGGTTCATCAAGGTCAAATGATAACCGTCAAAACGAGGTTTCGAAAATTTCTAGAACTCTCAAAGAACTCTCGCGTGAATTAGAAATTCCAATTATTGCACTTTCGCAATTGAGCAGAAGTGTGGAACAAAGAGAGGACAAACGTCCAATTCTTTCAGACTTGCGTGAAAGTGGAAGTATCGAACAAGACGCAGACATGGTTATGTTCCTATATCGAAACGATTATTATCAAAAGAAGCAAAATGAACGAATTTCAGATGAAATTGGTTCTGAAACAGATTTAATAATTGCAAAACACAGAAGTGGACCGACTGGATCGATCAAATTACGCTTTAATATGTCAATTTCTCGTTTTAGTGATCCGGTTGTTTCACTTAATAACACACAATTATTTAATAACAATAACAAATAAAAAACGAATTTTATAACAGGAGTTTAAAATGGATAGTTATTCCCGAAGTTGCAACAAAATAAGTAATATCAAAAAGGAGATTTCTCATGAGTAAAATTCTCCTAATAAGCTTATTTATAGTTGTATTATTATTCTTTATTCTTAGTGCAATTTTTAGTGGTGCCGAAACCGCTTATACATCAATTTCGATGGCAAAAGTGCACACAATGGTAGAAAATAATGAAGCAAGAGCAAAATTAATTCATAAACAACTCAAAAGATATAATCAAATTCTCACAACTATTTTAATCGCAAATAATATTGTTAATATTGGTTCTGCGACTTTAACAAGTTTTATTTTAAATCAACTTATTGGTAGCGGTGCACTCGTAACAATTGTCACCACCGCTTTAGTTACTCCAATTTTAGTGATTTTTAGTGAGATAATTCCAAAATTATTAGGTAAGAGTCATCCAGTTAAATACTTACAAATTTTTGGATACTTCATTGAATTTATTTACTGAGTTTTATGAATCTTTGCTTATCCATTAGGGAAGATTGGTAAAAAGGTTTATATAACAAATTCAGAAGATGAATTGAAAAAAATGATTGAAATAGCTCGTAATGAGGGAGTGCTTCAATCTGGGGAAAGTCTACTTGCACAAAATGCCCTTGACTTAGACTCGACCAAAGTTTCACAACATTATTTACGTCTTAAAGATGTGACCAGCATCGATTATCGTGCTAGCGTCCAAGATGCTTTAGAGCTATTCAAGGAGACTAATTATTCACGTATCCCAGTGGTCAAAAAAGACGAATTAATTGGAATTATAATGTTAAAAGATCTATATCATCTTAAACGCGGTAAGATTATTAACTATATTATTCATGTCCCTTTTATTTCAACTAATTCTGTTTTAACTAGTGCTTTGGAAAAATTAAGACGAGCTAGAGTACAGATGGGATTTGTTGTTGAAAATAACAACTCAACCAGAGTCTTGGGAATAATTACCGTTGAAGACATTATTGAAGAGCTAGTTGGTGAAATTTACGATGAAACTGACGAAGCTGAATCAATTTTTGAAATTTCACTTGAACAAAGTGAGGTTCATGCAAATGTCAAGGTCAAAGATGTCTTTAAACAATTAGATATTGATGATGACACTTTAGATGATGAAGATTACGAATTGACTTTAGGTAAATGAATGTTGAAAAT is from Mycoplasmopsis pullorum and encodes:
- a CDS encoding aquaporin, coding for METQKKSLSNRFKDSFYLFKFGAKNRPFAQEPKNVKTWLIHALSEFIGTIFISLGLAGLSTYINGEAVIEEYLGHLIIVGFFAGFVIVGLCLFIFLRWSCDLNPAVTLTRWLNGTNTTRYALMKFVMQFLGALVAAAIIYAAGTSAAKHGLHNEPIQALKAASKDLLGEQNNASLIDGSLWIFFIELVMTAILLFPIFSPNIRDEYRDLLIMFIISLDVWMGILGGTAAINPARGLAQQLPSLIFQQKELATNNLTLSVQYGTIAMVLGSWLSPFLYLGVAGFTREFVNPWVVGIIKFKNTRSENMTTPNQK
- the adhP gene encoding alcohol dehydrogenase AdhP, translated to MKAFVVRSPKNWSVEEVAIPEPKEKEVLIRMETSGICHTDLHAANFDWLVEPKYPLIPGHEGIGIVEKLGPGCTHLKVGDRVCLAWLHDACGHCEYCLTGKETLCANQNMSAYTKDGSFAEYAIGHEDYVGIVPKELDVITGAPVVCAGVTTYKAIKQAKLKPGEYVAVIGVGGLGQLAIQYAKSMGYRPIGIDLTNEKVELAKKSGAEFAFNSKEVNAVEEVIKATKGGVHAVVNTSVSTKAAYDGMNMLRRGGRQVLVGLPAKDSLGRDEFPVSVFWTVLFERELAGSIVGTRKDLAEALDYAARGEVKSEVTKVVKLEEVADIFEKLEKGEFLGRAVIDFRK
- a CDS encoding ABC transporter ATP-binding protein; this encodes MSKKRKRPPIKSGSFKKLLKFIWKYNKVSYFLVFLTIFISSGIFIYAQSFLGNVVFEKYLVPYFITGNFDNTGFTNSMLILGAMFLISIACSLISSQIAVVVTHRTIKKLRDQLYGYIQKLPLGYFDTQLKGNITSIFTNDIDALRDMLSQSIPQIFNAIFSILFSLVMMIYYSWFLTILVLLMVVILMFLAQILGKKSIKYFSARQSSLGTVNGYLTEMIEGIKIVKVFNYEKKSVENLKVKNDKLYENDYKSKFWVNIIMPVLMNMGNVNFALMAVIGGTLFYYQNQWGTTWMNISIGTLITFLQYSRSFIAPIGQVSQQLNSISLAIAGFSRVVDVLERTPEESNGNVKLLTKEQLIQNDSSFTNSNTNFYDFYWKVSDKVTQQINYIPALGAVKFENVSFSYSPEKKIIDNFNLDVKPGQKVALVGSTGAGKTTIANLLSRFYETTEGHIYLDGIDIKDINKDDLRKSMGLVLQDTSLFSKSVNENISYGLDHCEDNVIVSAATVANANDFITMLHDGYNTILENSAEGLSQGQKQLLSIARTSALNPVMLILDEATSTIDTQTEKLIQQALDNLMHQRTSFVIAHRLSTIKNSDLIVVLEHGKILEKGTHKELLALKQNYYKLYTGVAELD
- a CDS encoding DNA-processing protein DprA — translated: MSTELKIKNNLNSNILKINSNEFEQYYLLANKNLTFKELYFSGDLNLLKHKNKVITIVAANWNEHSQQVLEQILNWYPNCIFLMSDFAKFEKFANEKILEKHKLITVLANGFKNKANEQKNSLLMSSFKPNTHCYKINFLIRNCLIAQLSDILFVINVDKKLKIYNLISQFIDNNKEVCFLDQESANKCSEVENIQFDAIDWSKNYIWS
- a CDS encoding NAD(P)-dependent oxidoreductase, yielding MRIAFFDAKEYDKKYFDAVNNGRHEIVYFKENLGIDTVKLAQGFDAVCGFVNTYGDKFILELLAKSGVKFWLQRSMGYNKVDLAKAAEVGIEVFRIPNYSAESVAEFAMSAMMSLNRKLIVASHRVKNYNFSLNGLDGLCVHGSTIGVIGGGKIGQAFIRIAKGMGAKVLVFDTFNETNFPYLADQLGFEYAPLTKLLKESDFISLHAPLLPSTRYVIDEDAIAIMKKGAVLVNTARGELMDIKAVIKGLKEGIISGLASDVLEREEGRFYEDISDKAEEYKKIDPEWRELLEMDNVLITSHQAFLTNVALTQIAKITLDNADMAEKGDFSKALKLLENGRVQNG